Genomic DNA from Flavobacterium sp. N502540:
TGGGTCTACTTTCTTTACTGTAAATCCGCTTTTCAGGCTATCAATAATCGGGAAGGTTAATTCCTCTACTTGTTTGTTTTGTTTGGAAGCAATTTGCGATTTAATCAATTGGTCGGCAGACTCTCCTGCGCCTGCGATTGAGATAAACTTACTGGCTTTTGCTCCGGCAATCATTCCAATCAGAGAACCTTCGCTATGACCAATTACAACTACTTCAGAGAAACGTCTGTCTTGTTTTAACAGATTGATCCAGCTTTTGGCATCTTCGGTGTAATTCTCAAATACAAGAGTATGTTCTGAAATAGCAGCCGGTTTACTTTCTGCAATTCCTCTTTTGTCGTACCGTAATGATGCAATTCCGTTTTTTGCCAGCGCTTCTGCCAGCATTTTCAGAGAATTGTTTTTCATCATCGGATTATTTCCGTTGCGATCCGTAGGCCCTGAACCTGAAATTAGTAAAGCTACCGGGTACCTTTTTTCTAAATTCGGAGTGGTCAACGTACCAAAAAGCTGATCGATGTTGATTTTTAAAACAATGGGAGTTTCTGTAAAAGCAACTTCGGTTTTATTCTGAGCATTCACAAAACTCAGCAACAGAATAGCAGCAAGGGCAAATAAATTCTTCATTTTTAAAAGGAAACTATTTAATGTTTATTCCAAATGGAAGCATGGCCTGAACTCCTTTTTGTTTTTGAAGTCTTTTTACCTGCTCAATAAGCATATAATTTTCTTCTCCAATTTCTTCTTTAATAAAAGCTTCTTTTGATTGAGCAAAAGGCAGCGTAGAAAGAAGGTCGTTGAATGTTTTTTCGTATTCAGGATAGTTTTGTGTACTGTACGTTTTGATTTTTGCAATTTTTGCAGCTTCAGCAATAGCATCATTCAATCCTCCAATCTGATCTACTAATCCAATTTTTAAGGCTTCGCTTCCTGACCAGACTCTTCCTTGTGCGATCGAATCTACCTGTGTAAAAGTCATTTTTCGGCCTTCCGCAACATGCGTTACAAAGGTTTTGTAAATATGTTCTACCCCTTCTAAAGTAAAGGCTTTAAATTTTTCGTCAACAGGTACAAACGGACTATAATTTGCAGAGTTCTCATGTGTTTTTACCTGCTCAGTGTTGATTCCCAATTTATGGGCTAAAGGAGTGAAGTTAGGCAGTACTCCAAAAACACCTATAGAACCTGTAATCGTATTGCTTTCTGCAAAAATTTTGTTGGCGTTGCAGGCAATGTAGTAACCACCTGATGCGGCATAATTCCCCATAGAAACCACAACCGGTTTTACTTTTTTGGTTATCTCGATTTCTCTCCAGATCAGGTCAGAAGTTAAAGCACTTCCGCCCGGACTGTCTATTCTTAGAACGATTGCTTTTACATCTTCATTTTTGCGCGCCTCTTGTAAAGAACGTCGCATAGAACCTTCACCAATTACAGTAACATCTCCTTCGCCACCTTGTATTTCACCCTGTGCATAAATAATAGCAATTTGGTCAGTAGCAGTATTGGTCAGGGCAGTTGTAATGTTATTTTGAGTATAATCTAAAATCGAAATTTTATTGTAATCGTCATCTCCCGTTACTTTTAGCGCTTTTTTAATCGCGTTATGGTAAACATCTTCATAAGCAATAACATCTACCAGATTTTGTGCTTTTGCCATTTCCGGAGTTCTGGCCAGTAATCCATTGGCGATTTCATTTAGTTTCGGCAGTGGAATATTTCTGCTTTTTGAAATATCAGTCGTAACCGTAGTCCAGATTGAGTTTAAAAGAGCGGTTACCTGCTCTCTGTTGGCATCACTCATTTTATTTTCCAGAAAAGGTTCAACAGCACTTTTGTACTTTCCGTGGCGAATCACTTCCATGTGAATGCCCGATTTTTCCTGAAAATCTTTGAAGAACATCACCTCAGACGAAAGACCTTTAAAATCTAAATCACCAACAGGATTCAAATAAATAGTAT
This window encodes:
- the sppA gene encoding signal peptide peptidase SppA, translating into MKFLGNVIATVIGIFVFIILFFFGVILIGAIFGGDDAVSVKSDSVIELNLKQIQNDYAGKYKDPWVTVFSDKKGIGLTDVINAIEAAKTDDNIKGISILNDESSLGLAQYKDLRNALESFKKSGKFVWAYANTYSQKEYYLNSVANTIYLNPVGDLDFKGLSSEVMFFKDFQEKSGIHMEVIRHGKYKSAVEPFLENKMSDANREQVTALLNSIWTTVTTDISKSRNIPLPKLNEIANGLLARTPEMAKAQNLVDVIAYEDVYHNAIKKALKVTGDDDYNKISILDYTQNNITTALTNTATDQIAIIYAQGEIQGGEGDVTVIGEGSMRRSLQEARKNEDVKAIVLRIDSPGGSALTSDLIWREIEITKKVKPVVVSMGNYAASGGYYIACNANKIFAESNTITGSIGVFGVLPNFTPLAHKLGINTEQVKTHENSANYSPFVPVDEKFKAFTLEGVEHIYKTFVTHVAEGRKMTFTQVDSIAQGRVWSGSEALKIGLVDQIGGLNDAIAEAAKIAKIKTYSTQNYPEYEKTFNDLLSTLPFAQSKEAFIKEEIGEENYMLIEQVKRLQKQKGVQAMLPFGINIK
- a CDS encoding alpha/beta hydrolase family protein; the protein is MKNLFALAAILLLSFVNAQNKTEVAFTETPIVLKINIDQLFGTLTTPNLEKRYPVALLISGSGPTDRNGNNPMMKNNSLKMLAEALAKNGIASLRYDKRGIAESKPAAISEHTLVFENYTEDAKSWINLLKQDRRFSEVVVIGHSEGSLIGMIAGAKASKFISIAGAGESADQLIKSQIASKQNKQVEELTFPIIDSLKSGFTVKKVDPMLNALFRPSIQPYLISWFKYNPQNEIKKLNVPILIVQGNQDLQVTVKDAELLSKANKNAELLIVDKMNHIMKIIDGDHQANLESYKKENLPISEIMVNKIISFIKK